A part of Alphaproteobacteria bacterium genomic DNA contains:
- a CDS encoding low affinity iron permease family protein: MKSKNFFYQLATQTSKWSGSPTAFILAFFVIIIWLITGPIFDFSDTWQLIINTGTTIITFLMVFLIQNSQNRDTKALQIKLDELIRITEGAHTALLDLEELTEEEIINVFNKYKDIAKKAREQLRKGETDTHNPEVECLDIIKNEN; encoded by the coding sequence ATGAAGAGTAAAAATTTTTTTTATCAACTTGCAACCCAAACATCAAAATGGTCTGGTAGTCCTACGGCTTTTATACTTGCCTTTTTTGTGATTATTATTTGGCTTATAACGGGTCCGATTTTTGATTTTTCGGATACGTGGCAACTTATAATCAATACAGGAACAACAATTATAACTTTTTTAATGGTTTTCCTTATTCAAAATTCTCAAAATAGAGATACCAAAGCTTTACAAATTAAATTAGATGAACTTATCCGTATTACCGAGGGTGCACATACGGCTTTATTGGATTTAGAAGAATTAACTGAAGAAGAAATTATTAATGTCTTTAACAAATATAAAGATATAGCTAAAAAAGCACGTGAGCAATTAAGAAAAGGGGAAACTGATACACATAACCCAGAGGTGGAATGTTTAGATATTATTAAAAATGAAAATTAA
- a CDS encoding AAA family ATPase, with protein sequence MQNNTTAIKTGSNELDDILGGGLPANRVYLLHGTPGAGKTTLALQFLIEGARNKEKVLYITLSETKLELMATAKSHGWDLSGVEIFEMVTQENELQPENQYTMYQPSEVELSETTKIIIECIELIKPVRCVIDSLAEVKLLAQNLLRYRRQVLALKQFFLGRNCTTFFLDDKTASSNEDKQLESIAHGVISLEQLSPEYGAERRRLHITKLRGQKYRGGYHDFNIIKGGLSIFPRLVASEHIELHDKKQLKSGIVEFDDMLGGGIEYGASMLLLGPAGVGKSSLSIQYAISVAQEGNRAAIFTFDERIEMLVQRAEGIGQQLNKYIKSGHIAIKAIDPVELSPGEFAHLVRQKAQNDVKVIIIDSLNGYLHSMPEEHFLTAQLHELLTYLGHKNIVTILVVAQHGLLGQVMNAPLDTSYLADSVVLFRYFEAQGEVKQTISVLKKRTGKHEHSVREFKIENSGLRVGEKLRQFQGILSGTPTFIGNQDRLMKDK encoded by the coding sequence ATGCAAAATAATACCACCGCGATTAAAACAGGAAGCAATGAGCTTGATGATATATTAGGGGGTGGATTACCTGCAAATCGTGTTTATTTACTTCATGGTACACCTGGTGCGGGTAAAACAACACTTGCTCTCCAATTTTTAATTGAAGGTGCAAGAAATAAAGAAAAAGTTCTTTATATTACGCTATCAGAAACAAAATTAGAATTAATGGCAACAGCTAAATCCCATGGTTGGGATCTTAGTGGGGTTGAAATTTTTGAAATGGTAACCCAGGAAAATGAATTACAACCAGAAAATCAATATACCATGTATCAACCCTCAGAAGTTGAACTTTCTGAAACAACAAAAATTATTATTGAATGTATTGAATTAATTAAACCTGTCCGTTGTGTTATTGATTCATTGGCAGAAGTAAAATTACTGGCACAAAATTTATTACGTTACCGACGTCAAGTATTGGCCTTAAAACAATTTTTTTTAGGCCGTAATTGTACAACCTTTTTTCTTGATGATAAAACAGCCTCCAGTAATGAGGACAAACAATTAGAAAGTATTGCGCATGGCGTTATAAGTTTAGAGCAACTTTCACCAGAATATGGAGCGGAGCGTCGACGTTTACATATTACAAAATTGCGGGGTCAAAAATATCGGGGTGGGTATCATGATTTCAATATTATTAAAGGAGGGCTTTCTATATTTCCCCGATTAGTTGCGTCAGAACATATTGAATTACATGATAAGAAACAACTTAAAAGTGGGATTGTAGAATTTGATGATATGCTTGGAGGTGGAATAGAATATGGGGCAAGTATGTTATTACTTGGACCAGCTGGGGTGGGAAAATCTTCCTTATCTATTCAATATGCCATATCAGTTGCCCAAGAAGGAAACCGGGCTGCAATTTTTACTTTTGATGAACGTATCGAAATGTTGGTCCAGCGAGCTGAAGGTATAGGACAACAATTAAATAAATATATTAAAAGTGGCCATATTGCTATTAAAGCAATTGATCCTGTAGAATTATCTCCGGGAGAATTTGCCCATTTGGTACGTCAAAAAGCACAAAATGATGTAAAAGTTATCATTATTGATAGTTTAAATGGGTATCTACATTCTATGCCTGAAGAACATTTTCTTACGGCACAATTACATGAACTTCTTACTTATCTTGGTCATAAAAACATTGTAACCATTTTGGTAGTAGCACAACATGGCCTTTTGGGGCAGGTAATGAATGCACCACTTGATACCAGTTATCTTGCTGATTCAGTTGTATTGTTTCGCTATTTTGAAGCTCAAGGTGAAGTTAAGCAAACTATATCTGTCCTTAAAAAACGTACTGGAAAACATGAGCATAGCGTACGTGAGTTTAAAATTGAAAATAGTGGATTACGCGTTGGAGAAAAATTACGTCAATTTCAAGGTATATTGAGTGGGACCCCTACTTTTATTGGTAATCAAGATCGGTTAATGAAAGATAAATGA
- a CDS encoding response regulator — MRSNSFSPNFRVLILAPTIKDAHVTAAILTQQSINSFICSTINQICEEITIGADAAIITEEAILFDKDHYLENTLKDQPPWSDFPLIVLTLAQKQSLKVMEILHATGNMTMIARPLQIGELISTVQSALRDRTRQYQLRDYLIESKKNEKTIKDAQQRLQTALQAGHMGTWELDLFTYKFTCSSTCKANYGYEADFNFSYQDLINSIHTEDKVQWKKIVQQAIENQNDFEIECRVVWPDGSIHWIYTRGAYFIYGTGNSAHMSGISIDISDKKYAEISTLEAKAAAEKANMAKTEFLTNISHEIRTPMNAVMGLANILARSEPLTEKQRKFISTLQTSANSLLALINDLLDIAKIESQALDIEQVPFSMTQLIEEVMNMISFRAQEKKLSFTCDMVSIVGQIFIGDPTRIRQIILNLCSNAVKFTEEGGIHIGVKLQLDRKSDTVLISISVEDTGIGIASDKIPIIFDKFVQEDSSINRKYGGTGLGLAITKTLVEVMGGSLKVESIQGQGSIFTIDLPLKVEREFKIEENNQIPLDKIIYSNEPIKILLVEDYAANVLVAKTFLEQFGYVCEVASNGIEAIEKVRKGSFAAILMDIQMHGMDGLEATKFIREYEEYKQLPHLPIIGMTAHALSGDRERCLAAGMNDYIAKPFNPKELEKMLEGLLKV; from the coding sequence ATGAGATCTAATTCTTTTTCTCCTAATTTTCGTGTGTTAATTCTTGCACCCACAATTAAAGATGCTCATGTAACGGCTGCTATATTAACTCAGCAATCAATTAATTCTTTTATTTGTTCAACTATAAATCAGATATGCGAAGAAATCACCATCGGCGCAGATGCGGCTATTATTACCGAAGAAGCAATTCTTTTTGATAAAGATCATTATCTAGAAAATACATTAAAAGACCAACCACCTTGGTCGGATTTCCCTCTTATAGTTTTGACATTGGCACAAAAGCAATCTTTGAAAGTTATGGAAATATTGCATGCTACTGGCAATATGACAATGATAGCACGCCCTTTGCAAATTGGGGAGCTTATCTCCACTGTGCAATCAGCACTTCGAGATCGTACGCGACAATATCAATTACGGGATTACCTTATCGAAAGTAAAAAAAATGAAAAAACGATAAAAGATGCACAACAACGTCTGCAAACTGCTTTGCAAGCAGGTCATATGGGGACATGGGAATTGGATTTGTTTACTTATAAATTTACTTGTTCTTCTACATGCAAAGCTAATTATGGATACGAAGCAGATTTTAATTTTAGCTATCAAGATTTAATAAATAGCATCCATACTGAAGATAAGGTTCAGTGGAAAAAAATTGTTCAACAAGCAATCGAGAACCAAAACGACTTTGAGATAGAATGCCGTGTCGTGTGGCCAGATGGCTCAATTCATTGGATATATACGCGCGGGGCATACTTTATTTATGGTACGGGTAATTCTGCACATATGTCTGGGATATCTATTGATATCAGTGATAAAAAATATGCAGAAATTTCTACACTAGAAGCAAAAGCTGCAGCCGAAAAAGCGAATATGGCTAAGACAGAATTTCTAACAAATATAAGCCATGAAATTCGTACGCCCATGAATGCAGTTATGGGGCTTGCTAATATTCTTGCCCGGAGTGAACCTTTAACTGAAAAACAGAGAAAATTTATTAGTACATTGCAAACAAGTGCCAATTCTTTATTGGCGCTTATTAATGATCTACTCGACATAGCTAAAATTGAATCACAAGCTTTAGATATAGAACAAGTACCTTTTTCAATGACACAACTTATTGAAGAAGTAATGAACATGATCTCTTTTCGTGCGCAAGAGAAAAAATTATCATTTACCTGTGATATGGTATCAATAGTTGGACAAATTTTTATAGGAGATCCAACACGCATTCGTCAAATTATACTTAATTTATGTAGCAATGCAGTAAAATTTACTGAAGAAGGTGGTATACATATAGGGGTGAAATTGCAACTTGATAGAAAATCTGACACAGTACTTATTTCTATTAGTGTAGAAGATACAGGGATAGGAATAGCATCAGATAAAATTCCAATTATTTTTGATAAATTTGTACAAGAAGATTCATCTATCAACCGAAAATATGGGGGTACTGGTTTAGGTCTTGCTATTACAAAGACACTTGTTGAAGTAATGGGTGGAAGTCTTAAAGTTGAAAGTATTCAAGGTCAAGGGTCTATTTTTACAATAGATCTTCCGCTAAAAGTAGAGAGGGAATTTAAAATTGAAGAAAATAATCAAATTCCGTTAGATAAGATTATTTATTCAAATGAACCAATTAAAATTTTACTCGTTGAAGATTATGCAGCGAATGTGTTAGTTGCCAAAACCTTTCTTGAACAATTTGGATATGTGTGTGAAGTTGCATCTAATGGTATTGAAGCGATTGAAAAGGTTAGGAAGGGTAGCTTTGCTGCTATATTAATGGATATACAAATGCATGGTATGGATGGATTAGAAGCGACCAAATTTATTCGTGAGTATGAAGAATATAAACAATTACCCCATTTGCCTATTATTGGTATGACGGCGCATGCTCTTTCTGGTGACAGAGAACGATGCCTTGCAGCCGGTATGAATGATTATATCGCAAAGCCTTTTAACCCCAAAGAACTTGAAAAGATGCTAGAAGGTTTATTAAAAGTTTAA